The Salinispora tropica CNB-440 genome has a window encoding:
- a CDS encoding TetR/AcrR family transcriptional regulator: MRAPDVTSAGDPARTLALLWREPSTAARRGPQRGLDLDAVIEAATAVADAEGLNGLTMRRVAQELRVSPMTLYTYVPGKAELLDVMLDAAYGRMSRTDTTGQPWRARLTAVAEENRALFATHPWTATVSTLRPPLGPGAIAKYEHELTALDGLGLDDVEMDDCLTLLLSFVQANARVTADARATAQLTTMTDDQWWAAAGPLLARVLDPAAHPLATRVGSAAGAAHGSAHDPAHAYEFGLRRLLDGLATLIERAIPAASGNS, translated from the coding sequence ATGCGTGCACCTGACGTAACCAGCGCCGGAGACCCCGCGCGTACGCTCGCCCTGCTCTGGCGGGAGCCATCGACCGCGGCGCGCCGAGGCCCGCAACGCGGCCTCGATCTGGACGCGGTGATCGAAGCGGCGACCGCGGTCGCCGATGCCGAAGGGCTGAACGGTCTGACCATGCGCCGCGTCGCCCAAGAGCTGCGGGTCTCCCCCATGACCCTCTACACGTACGTGCCCGGCAAGGCGGAGCTACTCGACGTGATGCTCGACGCCGCGTACGGCCGGATGTCGCGCACCGACACCACCGGACAACCCTGGCGAGCACGGCTGACCGCCGTGGCCGAGGAGAACCGGGCGCTCTTCGCGACCCATCCGTGGACCGCCACGGTCTCCACGCTGCGTCCCCCGCTCGGTCCGGGCGCGATCGCCAAGTACGAGCACGAGCTGACCGCCCTGGACGGCCTGGGTCTCGACGACGTCGAGATGGACGACTGCCTGACCCTCCTGCTGAGCTTCGTCCAGGCCAACGCCCGAGTCACCGCCGATGCCCGGGCCACTGCCCAGCTCACCACCATGACCGACGACCAGTGGTGGGCGGCCGCCGGGCCGTTGCTGGCCCGGGTCCTCGACCCCGCGGCCCACCCGCTGGCCACCCGCGTCGGCAGTGCCGCCGGCGCGGCTCACGGCAGCGCCCACGACCCCGCCCACGCCTACGAGTTCGGCCTCCGCCGCCTCCTGGACGGGCTCGCCACACTCATCGAACGCGCGATACCCGCGGCGTCAGGGAACTCCTGA
- the npdG gene encoding NADPH-dependent F420 reductase, with amino-acid sequence MAYDASNLPDVSGLTVGIVGGTGDQGHGLAYRFARAGQTVLIGSRSAERAAQSAAEIAALPGVSADASVTGAANEEVARRSDVVIVAVPWDGHASIVGALAEPLAGKIVIDCVNPLGFDKQGPYALTVAEGSAVQQAAALLPQSRVCAAFNHVSAPLLADPQIDRIELDVLICTEERELAGIVGALAARIPGMRGIYAGRLRNAHQIEALTANLIAINKRYKAHAGIRVTDL; translated from the coding sequence ATGGCTTACGACGCGAGCAACCTACCCGATGTGTCCGGGCTCACTGTCGGTATCGTCGGTGGCACCGGCGACCAGGGGCATGGCCTCGCCTACCGGTTCGCCCGCGCTGGCCAGACCGTGCTGATCGGTTCCCGCTCGGCCGAGCGGGCCGCCCAGTCCGCTGCGGAGATCGCCGCTCTGCCCGGGGTGTCCGCCGACGCGAGCGTCACCGGGGCCGCCAACGAGGAGGTCGCCCGGCGTAGCGATGTGGTGATTGTCGCGGTGCCGTGGGATGGTCACGCCAGTATCGTCGGTGCGCTCGCCGAGCCCCTCGCTGGCAAAATCGTGATCGACTGCGTCAACCCGCTCGGCTTCGACAAGCAGGGCCCGTACGCCCTCACCGTGGCGGAGGGAAGCGCCGTCCAGCAGGCCGCCGCGCTGCTGCCGCAGTCCCGGGTGTGCGCGGCCTTCAACCACGTCAGCGCCCCGTTGCTGGCGGATCCGCAGATCGACCGGATTGAGCTGGACGTGCTGATCTGCACCGAGGAGCGGGAACTGGCCGGCATCGTCGGTGCCCTTGCCGCCCGGATCCCCGGCATGCGCGGCATCTACGCCGGCCGCCTGCGGAACGCCCACCAGATCGAGGCTCTCACCGCGAACCTGATCGCTATCAACAAGCGTTACAAGGCTCACGCCGGCATCCGCGTCACCGATCTCTGA
- a CDS encoding bifunctional RNase H/acid phosphatase yields MAPRVVVVEADGGSRGNPGPAGYGAVLRDPGTGEVLAERSAAIGTATNNVAEYRGLIAGLEAAVELGAAEVEARLDSKLVVEQMCGRWQIKNPGLRPLAAQAARLVDQFTAVRFTWIPRNRNQHADALANAAMDAAAGAPARPAKRAAEQPRQVAAADSPARSAAHEAAARAATTRTSGTEPATTRTSGTEPATAPASWEPRPSFTATRLVLVRHGATDYTEQRRYSGRFDVSLSDQGRAQAEATANRVAALAPSAAAVVSSPLSRCRHTAEAIAAALGGKPVRDNDDLVECDFGVWEGRTFAEVRERWAGEMDAWLAATTVAPPDGESFADVGTRSRRAVDALLKAYPGETVVVVSHVSPIKLILRDALGGGDTLLHRLFLDAAGISVVDFWPDGGVAVRSVNDTAHLPSD; encoded by the coding sequence GTGGCACCGCGTGTGGTCGTCGTCGAGGCCGACGGTGGATCCCGGGGTAACCCCGGTCCGGCCGGGTACGGCGCAGTGCTCCGCGATCCCGGCACCGGCGAGGTACTCGCCGAACGTTCAGCGGCGATCGGCACCGCCACCAACAACGTCGCCGAGTACCGAGGCCTGATCGCCGGCCTGGAAGCCGCCGTCGAGCTGGGGGCCGCCGAGGTGGAAGCCCGGTTGGACTCCAAGCTCGTGGTCGAGCAGATGTGCGGCCGATGGCAGATCAAAAACCCTGGTCTGCGTCCACTCGCCGCGCAGGCGGCAAGGCTGGTCGACCAATTCACTGCCGTCCGATTCACCTGGATTCCGCGGAACCGCAACCAGCACGCCGACGCCCTGGCCAACGCGGCCATGGACGCCGCGGCCGGGGCTCCAGCCCGGCCGGCGAAGCGCGCTGCCGAGCAGCCCCGACAGGTGGCCGCAGCCGACTCGCCGGCCCGCTCGGCAGCCCACGAGGCGGCGGCCCGGGCGGCCACCACCCGTACCAGCGGCACCGAACCGGCCACCACCCGTACCAGCGGCACCGAACCGGCCACCGCCCCTGCCTCCTGGGAGCCACGCCCCAGCTTCACGGCAACCCGGCTGGTTCTCGTCCGGCACGGGGCGACCGACTACACCGAACAGCGCCGCTACTCCGGCCGGTTTGACGTGTCCCTCTCCGACCAAGGCCGGGCCCAGGCCGAAGCCACCGCCAACCGGGTGGCTGCGCTGGCCCCGTCGGCCGCGGCCGTGGTCAGCTCCCCACTGAGCCGGTGCCGGCACACCGCCGAAGCCATCGCCGCGGCGCTCGGCGGAAAGCCGGTCCGCGACAACGACGACCTCGTCGAGTGCGACTTCGGGGTCTGGGAGGGCCGTACCTTCGCCGAGGTGCGGGAGCGCTGGGCCGGAGAGATGGACGCCTGGCTCGCCGCGACGACGGTCGCCCCGCCTGACGGAGAGTCATTCGCCGACGTCGGTACCCGCAGCCGCCGGGCGGTTGACGCGCTGCTGAAGGCGTACCCGGGGGAGACCGTCGTGGTGGTCTCGCACGTCTCGCCGATCAAGCTGATCCTGCGCGACGCCCTCGGGGGCGGGGACACGCTGTTGCATCGGCTGTTCCTCGACGCGGCCGGCATCTCCGTGGTGGACTTCTGGCCCGACGGCGGAGTGGCCGTTCGCTCCGTCAACGACACCGCTCACCTCCCGTCCGACTGA
- a CDS encoding tyrosine-type recombinase/integrase — translation MHVVGLDTRAAVEVAGIVSTRATGMHALRHFYTSALLDEGESTKALASYLGHSDPGFTLRVYTHLMPSSEEWTRLAIDDLLNR, via the coding sequence ATGCATGTGGTGGGACTGGACACACGCGCGGCAGTCGAAGTGGCCGGCATCGTCTCGACCCGGGCGACCGGGATGCATGCACTGCGTCACTTCTACACCTCTGCGCTGCTCGACGAGGGGGAGAGCACCAAGGCCCTTGCCTCGTACCTCGGGCACTCCGACCCCGGCTTCACGCTCCGGGTATACACCCACCTCATGCCCTCTAGCGAGGAGTGGACCCGCCTTGCCATCGATGACCTGCTAAACCGCTAG
- a CDS encoding sulfite exporter TauE/SafE family protein: MHIADAALLVTAGLAAGMVNAVAGGGSLITFPAMIAAGLPPVPANVSNSVSVFPGYLASVAGSRAYLPRGRELLALLPTTVLGTVAGAVLLLATPARAFELVVPFLVLGATAVLAFQGPLRRFVGHPRDRSPRHRTVSVQVMVALAAVYGGYFGAALGLMLVAGLALVLDASLVRVTAIKNLLSAVVGLTTLVVFALFGPVNWAAVALVAPATLVGGYAGARLVPRLPPMVLRTVIVVFGTAVGLYLLWRTGS, translated from the coding sequence ATGCACATCGCCGACGCCGCGCTGCTCGTCACCGCTGGTCTCGCCGCGGGCATGGTCAACGCGGTGGCCGGCGGGGGCTCGCTGATCACCTTCCCGGCGATGATCGCCGCCGGGCTGCCGCCAGTACCGGCGAACGTCAGCAACTCGGTGTCGGTCTTCCCCGGATACCTGGCGAGCGTCGCGGGTAGCCGTGCATACCTGCCGCGCGGTCGGGAGCTGTTGGCTCTGCTGCCTACCACCGTCCTCGGCACAGTCGCCGGTGCCGTACTCCTGTTGGCCACCCCGGCGCGAGCGTTCGAGCTGGTTGTTCCGTTTCTGGTGCTCGGGGCAACGGCGGTACTGGCCTTCCAGGGGCCGCTGCGCCGGTTCGTCGGGCACCCCCGCGACCGGTCGCCGCGCCACCGTACCGTCTCGGTGCAGGTCATGGTCGCACTCGCCGCGGTGTACGGCGGCTACTTCGGCGCGGCGCTGGGGTTGATGCTGGTGGCCGGTCTGGCGCTGGTGCTGGACGCGTCGCTGGTCCGAGTCACCGCCATCAAGAACCTGCTCTCGGCGGTGGTCGGGCTCACCACGTTGGTGGTGTTCGCGCTGTTCGGACCGGTGAACTGGGCAGCGGTTGCCCTGGTCGCACCGGCGACGCTGGTCGGCGGGTACGCGGGCGCGCGGCTGGTTCCCCGGCTGCCGCCGATGGTGCTCAGAACGGTGATTGTGGTCTTCGGGACAGCTGTCGGCCTGTACCTGCTCTGGCGGACCGGAAGCTGA
- the panB gene encoding 3-methyl-2-oxobutanoate hydroxymethyltransferase has protein sequence MLESSPAEVTALYGGPATRRVRARDLLAAKERGERWAMLTSYDQYTAGIFDAAGIPVLLVGDSAANNVFGYETTLPVTPDELLPLVRAVVGATRQTLVVGDLPFGSYEEGPAAALRTAVRFMKEGGCHAVKLEGGRHCAEQIAAIVRAGIPVMAHIGFTPQREHTLGGYRVQGRGDTAEEVLADARAIAEAGAFAVVLEMVPGDVAKRITAELTIPTVGIGAGPDTDAQVLVWQDMAGLRTGRTPRFVKRYANLADTLGEATRRFADEVRDGGFPATEHTF, from the coding sequence ATGCTGGAATCCAGCCCAGCCGAGGTGACCGCCCTCTACGGCGGACCGGCGACCCGACGGGTCCGCGCCCGTGACCTGCTCGCTGCGAAGGAACGTGGCGAACGGTGGGCGATGCTCACCTCGTACGACCAGTACACGGCGGGGATCTTCGACGCTGCCGGCATCCCGGTGCTGTTGGTCGGCGACTCGGCCGCGAACAACGTCTTCGGCTACGAGACGACGTTACCGGTGACCCCCGACGAGCTGCTGCCCCTGGTCCGGGCCGTGGTCGGGGCCACCCGGCAGACGCTGGTCGTCGGCGATCTGCCGTTCGGATCCTATGAGGAGGGCCCGGCCGCGGCCCTGCGCACCGCCGTACGGTTCATGAAGGAAGGCGGCTGCCACGCGGTCAAACTGGAGGGTGGCCGCCACTGCGCCGAACAGATCGCCGCGATCGTGCGAGCCGGTATCCCGGTGATGGCGCACATCGGCTTTACTCCGCAGCGGGAACACACCCTCGGCGGATACCGGGTCCAGGGCCGCGGCGACACCGCCGAGGAGGTGCTCGCCGATGCCCGCGCGATCGCCGAGGCGGGTGCCTTCGCGGTGGTGCTGGAGATGGTCCCCGGTGACGTGGCGAAACGGATCACCGCCGAGCTGACCATCCCGACTGTGGGCATCGGCGCCGGCCCGGACACCGATGCCCAGGTGCTGGTCTGGCAGGACATGGCGGGTCTGCGTACCGGCCGGACGCCCCGCTTCGTCAAGCGCTACGCCAACCTCGCCGACACCTTGGGCGAGGCGACCCGTCGGTTCGCCGACGAGGTGCGCGACGGCGGATTCCCCGCCACCGAGCACACCTTCTGA
- a CDS encoding class I SAM-dependent methyltransferase: MAKPTRWVTDTGPDHSQWYIDRFRQLAAEGADLAGEARLIDALVAPGSRVLDAGCGTGRVGAALALRGHTVVGVDADPVLVEAAGAAHLGPRWLVADLAELDLAAAGEPEPFDAAVVAGNVMTFVAAGTEAEVLRRIAAHLRPDGVIAVGFGTDRGYPLSAFDDDSAAAGLRREHRFATWDLRPWREESDFAVTLLRRPAE, from the coding sequence ATGGCAAAGCCGACCCGATGGGTGACCGACACCGGCCCGGACCACTCCCAGTGGTACATCGACCGATTCCGCCAGTTGGCGGCTGAGGGCGCAGACCTTGCTGGCGAGGCCCGGCTGATCGACGCGTTGGTAGCGCCGGGTTCCCGGGTCCTCGACGCCGGCTGCGGCACCGGTCGGGTCGGGGCCGCGCTGGCGTTGCGGGGCCACACCGTGGTGGGGGTTGACGCCGATCCCGTCTTGGTCGAGGCGGCGGGGGCCGCCCATCTCGGTCCGCGCTGGCTCGTGGCCGACCTGGCTGAACTCGATCTGGCCGCCGCCGGGGAGCCGGAACCCTTCGATGCCGCGGTGGTCGCCGGCAACGTGATGACCTTCGTCGCTGCGGGCACCGAGGCGGAGGTGCTCCGCCGGATCGCGGCGCACCTGCGTCCCGACGGCGTCATCGCGGTCGGCTTCGGCACCGACCGGGGCTACCCGCTGTCGGCCTTCGACGACGATTCGGCGGCTGCCGGGCTACGCCGGGAGCACCGTTTCGCCACCTGGGATCTGCGCCCGTGGCGGGAGGAGAGCGACTTCGCCGTCACTCTGCTCCGTCGCCCCGCCGAATGA
- a CDS encoding NAD+ synthase, with translation MTTLRLALCQVNPNVGDLAGNATIIREWARRAADAGAQLIAFPELTLTGYPVEDLVFRRSFVAASKAALDELAADLAADGLGDLAVVVGYLDADGPPQVNGDAEPGHGARNAAALLHGGKTVATYFKHHLPNYGVFDEDRYFVPGETLSVVRVGGVDVTLTICEDLWQVGGPFAAARQAGVGLVLNINGSPYELNKDDVRLPLVRRRAAEAKATIAYVNMVGGQDELVFEGDSMIVAAEGELLARAPQFVEHLLVHDLDLPAAADGPPADIELADGMRVLHRCIGSLPAAPTDTLAASEIAEPAADEAEVWQALLLGLRDYVDKNHFPSVVLGLSGGIDSSVVAALAVDALGADRVVGVSLPSQHSSEHSREDAAELAKRTGLDYRIEPIQPIVETFLANLSLSGLSVENLQARVRGVILMALSNQEGHLVLTTGNKSELAVGYSTLYGDSVGGFNPVKDVWKTLIWQLARWRNAEAVRRGETPPIPENSISKPPSAELSPGQLDSDTLPEYDLLDPILVGYIDGDLGRDGLIEAGHDPALVDQVLRMVDTAEYKRRQSAPGTKISMKAFGRDRRLPITNRWREDGRAAGAAERLGGG, from the coding sequence ATGACCACCCTGCGTCTCGCACTCTGCCAGGTCAACCCGAACGTTGGTGACCTCGCTGGCAACGCCACGATCATCCGTGAATGGGCTCGCCGCGCCGCCGACGCCGGCGCCCAACTGATCGCCTTCCCGGAGCTGACCCTGACTGGCTACCCGGTCGAGGACCTGGTCTTCCGCCGCTCCTTCGTGGCAGCGTCGAAGGCGGCGCTGGACGAGCTCGCAGCCGACCTCGCCGCCGACGGGCTGGGCGACCTGGCGGTGGTGGTCGGCTATCTGGACGCGGACGGCCCACCACAGGTCAACGGCGACGCCGAGCCGGGTCACGGGGCGCGTAACGCGGCGGCCCTGCTGCACGGCGGGAAGACCGTGGCCACCTACTTCAAACACCATCTGCCGAACTACGGCGTCTTTGACGAGGACCGCTACTTCGTGCCGGGCGAGACGCTGTCCGTGGTGCGAGTCGGCGGGGTGGATGTCACGCTGACCATCTGTGAGGACCTGTGGCAGGTCGGGGGCCCGTTCGCCGCTGCCCGCCAGGCCGGTGTCGGCCTCGTGCTCAACATCAACGGCTCGCCGTACGAGCTGAACAAGGACGACGTCCGGCTCCCGCTGGTCCGCCGCCGCGCCGCCGAGGCCAAGGCCACCATCGCGTACGTCAACATGGTTGGCGGCCAGGACGAGCTGGTGTTCGAGGGCGACTCCATGATCGTGGCGGCGGAGGGGGAGTTGCTCGCCCGGGCGCCGCAATTCGTCGAGCACCTGCTGGTACACGACCTGGATCTCCCCGCCGCCGCCGACGGCCCGCCCGCCGACATCGAGCTGGCCGACGGGATGCGGGTGCTCCACCGCTGCATCGGTTCGCTGCCGGCCGCCCCCACCGACACGTTGGCGGCCAGTGAGATCGCCGAACCGGCGGCCGACGAGGCGGAGGTGTGGCAGGCGCTCCTGCTGGGCCTGCGCGACTACGTCGACAAGAACCACTTCCCCTCGGTGGTGCTCGGCCTCTCCGGCGGCATCGACTCGTCGGTCGTCGCGGCCCTGGCGGTGGACGCACTCGGCGCGGACCGGGTGGTCGGGGTGTCGCTGCCAAGCCAGCACTCCTCCGAGCACTCCCGAGAAGACGCAGCAGAGTTGGCCAAGCGCACCGGGCTGGACTACCGGATCGAGCCGATCCAACCGATCGTCGAAACGTTCCTGGCCAACCTGTCGCTCTCCGGTCTCTCGGTGGAGAACCTCCAAGCCCGGGTCCGCGGGGTGATCCTGATGGCCCTGTCGAACCAGGAGGGCCACCTGGTGCTCACCACCGGCAACAAGAGCGAACTGGCGGTCGGTTACTCCACCCTGTACGGCGACTCGGTCGGCGGCTTCAACCCCGTCAAGGACGTCTGGAAGACCCTGATCTGGCAGCTCGCCCGGTGGCGAAACGCCGAGGCGGTTCGCCGAGGCGAGACCCCACCGATCCCGGAGAACTCGATCAGCAAACCTCCGTCGGCCGAGCTGAGCCCCGGTCAGCTGGACTCCGACACGTTGCCGGAGTACGACCTGCTCGACCCGATCCTCGTCGGCTACATCGACGGCGACCTGGGACGGGACGGGCTCATCGAGGCCGGCCACGACCCGGCGCTCGTCGACCAGGTGCTGCGGATGGTGGATACCGCCGAGTACAAGCGGCGCCAGTCCGCTCCCGGCACGAAAATATCGATGAAGGCCTTCGGGCGGGACCGCCGCCTGCCCATCACCAACCGCTGGCGCGAGGACGGCCGAGCGGCCGGGGCAGCCGAACGACTCGGGGGCGGATGA
- a CDS encoding VOC family protein, producing the protein MKITSTAVSLNVEDVPASATFLTEHFGFRQEMAADGFASLTRDDAGVNVVFLRRGLATLPDDQRDDHARGLILAFVVDDLEGELTRLQVEGVTISMPLTTEEWGERAFQVRDPNGVIVQLVDWNGAR; encoded by the coding sequence ATGAAGATCACCTCCACTGCCGTATCACTCAATGTTGAGGATGTCCCCGCCTCTGCCACCTTCCTGACCGAGCACTTCGGGTTCCGTCAGGAGATGGCCGCGGACGGATTCGCCTCGCTGACCCGCGACGACGCTGGTGTGAACGTCGTCTTCCTGCGGCGTGGGCTCGCCACCCTCCCCGACGACCAGCGTGACGACCACGCCCGTGGGCTGATCCTGGCGTTCGTGGTCGACGACCTGGAAGGTGAGCTCACCCGGCTTCAGGTCGAGGGCGTCACGATCAGCATGCCGCTGACTACCGAGGAGTGGGGTGAGCGCGCCTTCCAGGTCCGCGACCCGAACGGTGTCATCGTCCAACTCGTTGACTGGAACGGTGCCCGGTAG
- the glnA gene encoding type I glutamate--ammonia ligase, whose amino-acid sequence MDRQQEFVLRTLEERDIRFVRLWFTDVLGTLKSVSVAPAELESAFEEGIGFDGSAIEGFARVVESDMVAMPDPTTFQVFPFEGGVSGESARMFCDILLPDGSPSWADPRHVLRRALSKAAEKGFTYYTHPEIEFYLLEDGAPDGSVPIPVDTGGYFEHTTHAVARDFRRQAVLALERIGISVEFSHHEVAPGQQEIDLRYADALNTADNIMTFRHVVKEVALSTGVQATFMPKPFTDQPGSGMHTHLSLFEGERNAFHDGGDPMKLSKVARAFIAGLLVHAREYTAVTNQWVNSFKRLFPQALPNRVTESPAYVCWGHLNRSALVRVPAYGKPNSARVEVRSPDSATNPYLAFAVMLGAGLKGIEEGYELPPGAEDDVWSLTSAERRAMGYEPLPENLAEAIDVMAGSELVAEVLGEHVFDFFLRNKRSEWEQYRREVTPYERQHYLSL is encoded by the coding sequence GTGGACCGTCAGCAGGAGTTCGTCCTCCGTACGCTGGAAGAGCGGGACATCCGGTTCGTCCGGCTGTGGTTCACCGACGTGTTGGGCACGCTGAAGAGCGTGTCGGTGGCCCCCGCGGAGCTGGAGTCCGCCTTCGAGGAGGGCATCGGGTTCGACGGTTCGGCGATCGAGGGTTTCGCCCGGGTCGTCGAGTCCGACATGGTGGCGATGCCGGACCCGACCACGTTCCAGGTCTTCCCCTTCGAGGGCGGAGTCAGCGGCGAGAGCGCCCGGATGTTCTGCGACATCCTGCTCCCCGACGGTAGCCCGTCCTGGGCCGACCCGCGTCACGTGCTGCGTCGGGCGCTGTCGAAGGCGGCGGAGAAGGGCTTCACCTACTACACCCATCCGGAGATCGAGTTCTACCTGCTGGAGGATGGGGCGCCGGACGGCTCGGTGCCGATCCCGGTCGACACCGGCGGCTACTTCGAGCACACCACGCACGCGGTCGCCCGGGACTTCCGCCGACAGGCCGTACTCGCGCTGGAACGAATCGGAATCTCCGTCGAATTCAGCCACCACGAGGTCGCTCCCGGTCAGCAGGAGATCGACCTGCGCTACGCCGACGCGCTCAACACCGCCGACAACATCATGACCTTCCGGCACGTGGTCAAGGAGGTGGCGCTCTCCACCGGGGTGCAGGCCACCTTCATGCCGAAGCCCTTCACCGACCAGCCGGGCAGCGGCATGCACACCCACCTCTCGCTATTCGAGGGGGAGCGCAACGCGTTCCACGACGGCGGCGACCCGATGAAGCTCTCCAAGGTGGCCCGCGCGTTCATCGCCGGCCTGCTGGTACACGCGCGGGAGTACACGGCGGTCACCAACCAGTGGGTCAACTCGTTCAAGCGGCTGTTCCCGCAGGCCCTGCCGAACCGGGTCACCGAGAGTCCCGCGTACGTCTGCTGGGGGCACCTGAACCGCTCCGCGCTGGTCCGGGTCCCGGCGTACGGCAAGCCGAATTCGGCCCGGGTCGAGGTCCGGTCGCCCGACTCGGCGACCAACCCGTACCTGGCCTTCGCGGTGATGCTCGGCGCCGGCCTCAAGGGCATCGAGGAGGGGTACGAGCTCCCGCCGGGCGCCGAGGACGATGTGTGGTCGCTGACCAGTGCCGAGCGCCGAGCGATGGGCTACGAGCCGCTGCCGGAGAACCTCGCCGAGGCGATCGACGTGATGGCCGGCTCCGAACTGGTCGCCGAGGTGCTCGGCGAGCACGTCTTCGACTTCTTCCTGCGCAACAAGCGGTCCGAGTGGGAGCAGTACCGCCGCGAGGTCACGCCGTACGAGCGGCAGCACTACCTCTCGCTCTGA
- a CDS encoding IS3 family transposase (programmed frameshift) → MPKPYPREFRDDVVQVARDREPGVTVEQIAKDFGVHPMTLFKWLRQADIDAGAKPGTPSGESAELREARKRIRLLEQENEVLRRAAAYLSQAHLPKRLYPLVSELAADGIPVAVTCRVLNIARQPYYRWLGRPVGDAELVAAHRANALVDAHRDDPEFGYRFLVDEARAAGQAMAERTGWKICSDNGWWSAFGKRKKRGKGGKVGSPVHDDLVQRDFTADGPNRLWLADITEHRTGEGKLYLCAIKDVWSRRIVGYSIDSRMKSRLAVNALHNAVARRGRLAGCVLHTDRGSQFRSRKFVHALHQHHMTGSMGRVGAAGDNAAMESFFGLLQNNVLDRRTWTTRQQLRTAIVTWIERTYHRRRRQHSLSRLTPIEYETIMTPPASQAA, encoded by the exons GTGCCCAAGCCTTACCCCCGAGAGTTCCGTGATGACGTCGTGCAGGTGGCCCGTGACCGCGAGCCGGGCGTGACGGTCGAGCAGATCGCGAAGGACTTCGGGGTTCACCCGATGACGTTGTTCAAGTGGCTGCGTCAGGCCGACATCGACGCTGGTGCGAAGCCCGGTACGCCCAGTGGCGAGTCAGCCGAGCTGCGCGAGGCCCGCAAGCGGATCCGGTTGTTGGAGCAGGAGAACGAGGTCCTGCGTCGGGCCGCTGCTTACTTGTCGCAGGCGCATCTGCCG AAAAGGCTCTACCCGCTCGTGAGCGAGCTGGCCGCCGACGGGATCCCCGTCGCGGTGACGTGCCGGGTATTGAACATCGCTCGTCAGCCCTACTACCGGTGGCTCGGCCGGCCCGTCGGTGACGCCGAACTCGTCGCCGCTCATCGCGCGAACGCCTTGGTCGATGCCCACCGCGATGACCCGGAGTTCGGGTACCGGTTCCTGGTCGATGAGGCCCGCGCCGCCGGCCAGGCGATGGCGGAGCGCACCGGGTGGAAGATCTGCTCGGACAATGGCTGGTGGAGCGCCTTCGGTAAGCGCAAGAAGCGCGGCAAGGGTGGCAAGGTCGGTTCACCGGTTCACGACGACCTCGTGCAACGGGACTTCACCGCCGACGGCCCGAACCGGTTGTGGCTGGCCGACATCACCGAACACCGCACCGGCGAGGGCAAGCTCTACCTGTGCGCGATCAAGGACGTGTGGTCGAGGCGGATCGTCGGCTACTCCATCGACTCACGGATGAAGTCCCGGCTGGCCGTCAACGCGTTGCACAACGCTGTAGCCCGACGCGGCCGGCTGGCCGGCTGCGTGCTGCACACCGACCGTGGGTCGCAGTTTCGCAGCCGAAAATTCGTCCACGCCCTGCACCAGCATCACATGACCGGATCGATGGGCAGAGTCGGCGCCGCCGGCGACAACGCCGCCATGGAATCGTTCTTCGGGTTGCTGCAGAACAACGTCCTCGACCGGCGGACCTGGACCACCCGCCAGCAGCTCAGGACCGCGATCGTGACCTGGATCGAGCGGACCTACCACCGCCGCCGACGACAACACTCTCTGTCCCGGTTGACCCCTATCGAGTACGAGACCATCATGACCCCACCGGCCAGTCAGGCCGCGTGA